One genomic region from Candidatus Manganitrophaceae bacterium encodes:
- the trpB gene encoding tryptophan synthase subunit beta produces MLLPNKKGRFGPYGGRYVAETLMPALQELETVYQSVRRKPVFKKKLADILKHFVGRPTPLYFAPRLSEHLGGLKIYLKREDLCHTGAHKINNTLGQILLAEEMGKNRVIAETGAGQHGVATATAAARFGLNCEVYMGTEDMKRQELNVFRMRLLGAKVTAVDAGSRTLKDAISEALRDWTANVRDTHYILGSVLGPHPYPMMIRDFQSVIGQEAREQILRTEGRFPDVMIACIGGGSNAIGLFTPFLSEPAIRMIGVEAGGLGIETGKHAARFATGTLGVLHGTMTTLLQDADGQIQATHSISAGLDYAAVGPEHSYYRDKQRIEYTSVTDDEALSAFRLLAEAEGILPALESAHAVAYLVKLAPSLPKGQIVVLNLSGRGDKDVDQLSRMEGFM; encoded by the coding sequence ATGCTTCTTCCGAATAAGAAGGGCCGCTTCGGCCCCTATGGCGGGAGATATGTTGCCGAGACCTTGATGCCGGCCCTTCAGGAATTGGAAACGGTTTATCAGTCGGTTCGTCGAAAACCGGTATTCAAGAAAAAGCTGGCGGATATCCTGAAGCATTTTGTCGGTCGTCCGACCCCCCTTTACTTTGCCCCACGTCTTTCGGAGCACCTCGGCGGTCTGAAGATTTATCTGAAAAGGGAAGACCTTTGTCATACCGGTGCCCACAAAATCAATAATACCCTTGGACAGATCCTGCTCGCAGAGGAAATGGGAAAGAACCGGGTGATTGCCGAGACCGGAGCCGGTCAACATGGTGTGGCCACCGCGACCGCGGCGGCCCGTTTCGGTCTAAATTGTGAGGTTTATATGGGGACGGAGGACATGAAACGCCAGGAACTCAATGTCTTCCGGATGCGCCTGCTCGGGGCGAAGGTCACCGCCGTTGATGCCGGGAGCAGAACATTAAAAGATGCGATCAGCGAGGCCTTACGGGACTGGACGGCGAATGTCCGGGACACCCATTATATCCTCGGGTCGGTTCTGGGACCGCATCCTTATCCGATGATGATCCGGGATTTCCAGTCGGTCATCGGTCAGGAGGCGCGGGAGCAGATCCTGCGCACCGAGGGACGCTTTCCAGATGTCATGATTGCCTGTATCGGGGGAGGAAGCAATGCGATTGGTCTCTTCACTCCTTTTCTCTCCGAGCCCGCAATTCGGATGATTGGGGTGGAGGCGGGCGGCCTGGGTATCGAAACTGGAAAACACGCGGCCCGGTTTGCCACCGGGACCCTGGGTGTCCTCCACGGAACGATGACAACCCTGTTGCAGGATGCTGATGGTCAGATTCAGGCAACCCATTCGATCTCAGCCGGCTTGGACTATGCGGCGGTCGGTCCGGAACATAGTTATTACCGGGACAAACAGCGGATCGAATACACTTCTGTCACGGACGATGAGGCCTTGTCGGCCTTTCGCCTGCTGGCCGAGGCGGAAGGCATCCTCCCCGCCCTGGAGTCTGCGCATGCGGTGGCCTACCTGGTGAAGCTGGCGCCCTCCCTCCCCAAGGGACAGATTGTTGTCCTCAACCTATCCGGTCGGGGAGACAAAGATGTGGATCAGTTGTCCCGAATGGAAGGTTTTATGTAA
- a CDS encoding phosphoribosylanthranilate isomerase yields the protein MKVKICGLTNLEDALAAVEYGADAVGFIFVPESPRFVSFEDVAEITSKLPPFVTTVGVFNSAGKGMQSVIDRCAIDLIQLYGAFPKEISFDFPRRIIQVIRVQDEKSLDVVPPGPVRAFLLDTYREEVLGGSGVSFDWDIAAKAKRFGKVILAGGLTPENVQTAIEKVRPYGVDVSSGVEMRPGKKDHLKLKAFIKAAKEMKETHASSE from the coding sequence ATGAAGGTCAAGATCTGTGGTTTGACAAATTTAGAAGATGCGCTGGCCGCTGTTGAATATGGGGCGGATGCCGTCGGTTTTATCTTTGTGCCCGAGAGTCCGCGCTTTGTTTCGTTTGAGGATGTTGCTGAGATAACCTCCAAACTCCCGCCGTTTGTGACCACGGTTGGCGTTTTTAATTCGGCGGGAAAGGGGATGCAGTCTGTAATTGATCGGTGTGCGATTGATCTGATCCAGCTGTATGGGGCCTTTCCCAAAGAGATCTCGTTCGACTTTCCAAGGAGGATCATTCAGGTGATTCGTGTTCAGGATGAGAAAAGCCTCGATGTCGTCCCTCCCGGTCCGGTCCGGGCCTTTCTTCTCGATACCTACCGGGAGGAGGTTCTTGGCGGGAGTGGCGTTTCGTTCGATTGGGATATCGCTGCCAAGGCAAAACGCTTTGGAAAGGTTATTCTTGCCGGTGGTTTAACGCCCGAAAATGTTCAGACCGCGATTGAGAAGGTCAGGCCGTATGGTGTTGATGTGAGCAGCGGGGTGGAGATGCGTCCGGGGAAGAAAGATCATCTTAAGTTGAAAGCGTTTATCAAAGCGGCAAAAGAAATGAAGGAGACTCATGCTTCTTCCGAATAA
- the trpC gene encoding indole-3-glycerol phosphate synthase TrpC, whose translation MRFLDEIVKVKREEVAGRLSRAALRELRSRIGDAEPTRPFQKALSAKDHGWPSLIAEIKKASPSKGIIRERFDPLEIAQIYEDGGAAALSILTEEHFFLGNPATLKAVRSKVSLPLLKKDFIIDAIQVYEGRAWGADAILLIAALLEKSEVKDYFDLARELTLDVLVEVHTEKELEMIVEWAPMIGINNRNLETFETNLETTFRLLKEVPEGRTLVSESGIASRKDIEALQEAGIDAILVGESLMASEDIGKKMKELIGE comes from the coding sequence ATGCGCTTTTTAGACGAGATCGTCAAGGTGAAGCGTGAAGAGGTCGCTGGTCGCTTAAGCCGGGCCGCCCTCAGGGAACTTCGATCACGGATTGGAGATGCTGAACCGACGCGCCCTTTCCAAAAGGCGCTGTCCGCTAAGGACCACGGTTGGCCGAGCTTGATCGCTGAGATCAAGAAGGCCTCGCCGTCGAAAGGGATTATCCGGGAGAGGTTCGATCCACTTGAGATTGCACAAATCTACGAAGACGGGGGCGCTGCCGCCCTGTCCATCCTCACGGAAGAACATTTTTTTCTTGGAAACCCTGCCACGCTTAAGGCGGTGCGGTCGAAGGTCTCTCTTCCGCTTTTAAAGAAGGATTTTATCATTGATGCGATTCAGGTTTATGAGGGCCGTGCCTGGGGTGCCGATGCTATTCTCTTGATTGCGGCCCTGTTGGAGAAATCGGAGGTGAAAGATTACTTTGATCTGGCGAGGGAACTTACTCTGGATGTTTTGGTTGAAGTGCATACTGAGAAAGAGTTAGAGATGATTGTTGAGTGGGCGCCGATGATCGGGATCAATAATCGGAATCTGGAAACCTTCGAGACGAACCTCGAGACGACGTTTCGCCTGCTCAAAGAGGTTCCGGAAGGGCGGACCCTCGTCAGCGAAAGTGGGATTGCTTCACGAAAAGATATCGAGGCACTTCAGGAAGCGGGCATCGATGCCATCCTGGTGGGGGAGTCCTTGATGGCATCGGAAGACATCGGAAAAAAAATGAAGGAACTCATTGGAGAGTAA
- the trpD gene encoding anthranilate phosphoribosyltransferase has protein sequence MIKEVISKVVERVDLTEAEAEGAMREIMEGTATPSQIACYITALRMKGETVAEITGSARVMREKATLVRVDDPLVVDTCGTGGDRMNTFNISTTVAFVVAGAGVTVAKHGNRSVSSSCGSADVLKSLGVRIDLPPDEVERCVNELGVGFLFAPLFHGAMKHAMIPRRETGIRTIFNILGPLTNPARASVQVLGVFSEELTDLLAQVLVNLGTRHCFIVHGMDGLDEITVSGRSRISEGKEGRVAAYTLEPKDFQFSNRDLKDLMGGSPEKNAEILLSVLRGEKGARREVVLMNAAPAFVAVGKAKTLQEGVALAAESIDSGRALEKLNRLIKITNQSSRPES, from the coding sequence ATGATTAAAGAGGTAATCAGCAAGGTGGTCGAGCGTGTTGATCTGACGGAGGCCGAAGCGGAAGGGGCGATGCGCGAGATCATGGAGGGGACCGCAACTCCATCCCAGATCGCCTGCTATATCACGGCGCTCCGGATGAAGGGAGAAACCGTCGCGGAGATTACCGGGTCAGCGCGGGTGATGCGGGAGAAAGCGACCCTGGTCCGGGTTGATGATCCCCTGGTGGTCGATACCTGCGGGACCGGCGGAGACCGAATGAATACCTTTAATATCTCGACCACTGTGGCCTTTGTGGTGGCCGGGGCGGGGGTGACAGTGGCGAAACATGGCAACCGCTCTGTCTCAAGTTCCTGCGGAAGTGCCGATGTTCTGAAGTCGCTGGGCGTTCGGATTGATCTTCCGCCGGATGAGGTGGAGCGCTGTGTCAATGAGCTCGGCGTTGGTTTTCTCTTCGCGCCGCTCTTTCACGGGGCGATGAAGCATGCCATGATTCCTCGCAGGGAGACCGGTATACGGACGATATTTAATATTCTTGGCCCTTTGACCAATCCGGCCCGGGCATCGGTTCAGGTCCTGGGCGTTTTTTCGGAGGAACTGACCGATCTTCTGGCACAGGTTCTTGTCAATCTCGGAACCCGTCACTGTTTTATCGTGCATGGGATGGATGGACTGGATGAGATCACGGTTTCCGGAAGAAGCCGTATTTCAGAAGGAAAAGAAGGGCGGGTCGCGGCCTATACGCTTGAGCCGAAAGACTTTCAGTTTTCCAATCGGGACTTGAAAGACCTGATGGGAGGGAGTCCCGAAAAGAACGCGGAGATCCTCCTCTCCGTCTTGAGAGGCGAAAAAGGGGCGAGGCGCGAGGTTGTTTTGATGAATGCCGCTCCGGCGTTTGTGGCAGTCGGGAAGGCGAAGACTTTGCAGGAAGGGGTGGCCCTGGCCGCTGAATCGATTGATTCCGGTCGCGCGCTGGAAAAACTCAATCGCCTGATAAAGATCACAAATCAATCGTCACGACCGGAAAGCTGA
- a CDS encoding aminodeoxychorismate/anthranilate synthase component II yields MLLVIDNYDSFTYNLVQYLGEMGEEIAVHRNDQITLEEIDSMRPDKIVISPGPGIPKDAGISIEVVRRFGQDIPILGVCLGHQAIGEAFGGEVIRADRLMHGKTSIISHDGRSIYLGLPVRFPATRYHSLILRRENLPDLFEVTAWTDEGELMGIRHKTAPIEGVQFHPESILTEVGKDLLKNFLKK; encoded by the coding sequence ATGCTGCTTGTGATTGACAATTACGATTCTTTTACCTACAACCTGGTTCAATATCTGGGAGAGATGGGGGAAGAGATCGCCGTCCATCGAAATGATCAGATCACCCTGGAAGAGATTGATAGCATGCGCCCTGATAAGATTGTCATTTCTCCGGGTCCGGGGATCCCGAAGGATGCCGGAATCTCAATAGAGGTGGTCCGGCGGTTCGGGCAGGATATCCCGATTTTGGGGGTTTGTCTGGGACACCAGGCCATCGGAGAGGCCTTCGGCGGTGAAGTCATTCGCGCCGACCGCCTGATGCATGGGAAAACATCCATTATCTCGCATGATGGTCGTTCGATTTATCTGGGTCTTCCGGTCCGCTTCCCGGCAACCCGGTATCATTCGCTTATCCTGAGGCGGGAGAACCTCCCTGATCTTTTTGAGGTCACCGCATGGACTGACGAAGGGGAACTCATGGGAATCCGGCACAAGACGGCCCCCATTGAAGGGGTGCAATTTCATCCGGAATCCATTCTGACCGAAGTCGGGAAAGATCTTTTGAAAAATTTTCTGAAGAAATAA
- the trpE gene encoding anthranilate synthase component I: MVIPSFKDFCEKAKKGNLIPVYREILADTETPVSAFLKIKEGNYGYLLESVEGGEKWGRYSFLGTAPSVVVKGEGHSVSIIRNGKCELTTVEGNPLLVLKRVLAEYRPVEVEGLPRFFGGAVGTLGYDMVRFFEPLHFKKGGRTMPDFFFMLTDTLLLFDNVKHRIKVISNAFIGKDDLKVVYERAIEKIDALIRRLAQPLPAQAPAPGGLQAPVAAPKSNFTRDQYKKAVLSAKEYIKAGDIFQVQISQRFSSRLKAEPFMVYRALRSINPSPYMFYLHMGERHMVGTSPEVLVRLEGERVELRPIAGTRPRGQSPEEDLSLEKELLADPKERAEHVMLIDLGRNDVGRVCQYGTVKVDEVMVIERYSHVMHIVSNVIGKLLPGKDAFDVLSACFPAGTVTGAPKIRAMEIIDELEPEGRSLYAGAVGYFSYQGNMDTCITIRTIVIEGDVATIQAAAGIVADSDPDREYEETMNKARAMLEAISLAERGLV; the protein is encoded by the coding sequence ATGGTCATTCCTTCGTTTAAAGACTTTTGTGAAAAAGCCAAAAAAGGGAACCTGATCCCGGTTTATCGCGAGATTCTGGCCGATACGGAGACCCCTGTTTCCGCTTTTCTGAAGATCAAAGAGGGGAATTACGGCTATCTTCTTGAAAGTGTCGAGGGCGGCGAGAAGTGGGGCCGATATTCCTTCCTGGGGACGGCCCCCTCGGTTGTTGTCAAGGGAGAGGGCCATTCTGTCTCGATCATTCGAAATGGAAAATGCGAGCTTACGACGGTCGAAGGCAATCCCCTTCTCGTCTTAAAGCGGGTGCTCGCGGAATACCGACCGGTTGAAGTTGAGGGACTCCCGCGATTTTTTGGCGGGGCGGTTGGAACCCTTGGCTACGACATGGTCCGTTTTTTTGAGCCGCTACACTTCAAGAAGGGTGGTCGGACGATGCCGGACTTTTTTTTTATGTTGACCGACACCCTCCTCCTCTTTGATAACGTCAAACACCGAATCAAGGTGATCTCGAATGCCTTTATCGGGAAGGACGATCTGAAGGTTGTTTATGAGAGGGCCATTGAAAAGATTGACGCCTTGATTCGACGTTTGGCGCAACCGCTTCCGGCGCAGGCCCCGGCCCCGGGGGGTTTGCAGGCGCCTGTTGCAGCACCTAAGTCTAATTTCACCCGGGACCAATACAAAAAGGCGGTTCTTTCGGCCAAGGAATATATCAAGGCCGGAGACATCTTTCAGGTCCAGATTTCCCAGCGGTTTTCAAGCCGTCTAAAGGCCGAGCCCTTTATGGTTTACCGGGCGCTTCGAAGCATCAATCCCTCTCCCTACATGTTTTACCTCCATATGGGTGAACGTCATATGGTCGGAACTTCGCCCGAGGTTCTGGTCCGTCTGGAGGGAGAGCGCGTCGAGCTGAGGCCTATCGCCGGGACGCGCCCGCGTGGCCAGTCACCGGAAGAAGATTTGTCCCTTGAAAAAGAGCTGCTTGCAGATCCAAAGGAACGGGCCGAGCATGTCATGCTGATTGATCTCGGCCGAAACGACGTTGGCCGCGTCTGCCAATACGGGACGGTGAAGGTCGATGAAGTCATGGTGATCGAACGTTACTCTCATGTGATGCACATCGTCTCAAACGTGATCGGAAAACTTCTCCCGGGAAAGGATGCTTTTGACGTCCTGAGCGCCTGTTTTCCGGCGGGAACCGTGACCGGAGCCCCGAAGATCCGTGCGATGGAGATCATTGATGAACTGGAGCCGGAAGGGCGCTCTCTCTATGCGGGTGCGGTTGGTTATTTCAGCTATCAGGGGAACATGGATACATGCATTACTATCCGGACCATTGTTATTGAAGGGGATGTGGCCACCATACAGGCGGCGGCCGGCATTGTCGCCGACTCCGATCCGGACCGTGAATATGAAGAAACAATGAACAAGGCCAGGGCGATGCTGGAGGCGATCAGCTTGGCGGAACGCGGCTTAGTGTAA
- the mpl gene encoding UDP-N-acetylmuramate:L-alanyl-gamma-D-glutamyl-meso-diaminopimelate ligase has product MPKHIHMIAICGTGMAALAGLLKKAGHEVTGSDAQVYPPMSTFLEKAAIVCKSGFAPDHIDPETDLVIIGNAVGKDNPEVVEALKRKLPTLSMAAAVEEYFLRPRKSLVVAGTHGKTTTSSILGWVLTSAGCDPSMLIGGWVQNLNSNHRLGAGPHFVIEGDEYDTAFFDKGPKFLHYHPRHAILTSIEFDHVDIFSDLKAVKAVFQKFVRLLPPDGFLLAGAGDEAIDEVTQNLRCRVERYGTEMDDNAQANKMDWLAEGIQVAGGLIRFDVSYHQKRLGSIESPLFGRHNIKNTLAVIALSHHLGLSWEKIQEGIKSFKGVKRRQEIVGIARDIIIMDDFAHHPTAISETLASLRLRYPTRRIWVVFEPRSASSRRNIFQDAFVEAFKKADRIVLARPFALEKLPPDERLNPDKIIGDLTRAGEKAFFIPTPEEIISELSGQLQAGDLVCIMSSGGFGGIHQKLLSQLQSS; this is encoded by the coding sequence TTGCCCAAACATATCCACATGATCGCCATCTGCGGCACCGGGATGGCGGCCCTGGCCGGGCTCTTGAAAAAAGCAGGGCATGAGGTCACCGGTTCCGATGCCCAGGTCTATCCCCCGATGAGTACCTTCCTCGAGAAGGCCGCGATTGTCTGCAAGAGCGGGTTTGCGCCGGATCATATTGATCCGGAAACCGATCTCGTGATTATCGGAAACGCCGTCGGAAAAGACAATCCGGAGGTTGTTGAGGCACTGAAACGGAAGCTCCCTACGCTTTCGATGGCTGCGGCCGTGGAGGAATATTTTCTTAGGCCGCGGAAGTCCCTGGTGGTCGCCGGGACACATGGCAAGACAACCACCTCCTCTATTTTGGGGTGGGTACTGACCTCTGCCGGATGCGATCCGAGCATGCTGATCGGCGGCTGGGTCCAGAATCTCAACAGCAACCATCGACTTGGGGCGGGACCGCATTTTGTGATTGAAGGGGATGAATATGATACCGCCTTCTTCGACAAAGGTCCTAAATTTCTCCATTACCACCCGCGCCATGCCATCCTGACGAGTATTGAATTTGATCATGTCGACATCTTCTCAGACCTCAAAGCCGTGAAGGCGGTCTTTCAGAAATTTGTCCGGCTCCTCCCGCCGGATGGGTTTTTATTGGCCGGAGCCGGAGATGAAGCCATTGATGAGGTCACACAAAACCTGCGCTGTCGAGTCGAACGATACGGCACAGAGATGGACGATAACGCACAGGCAAACAAGATGGATTGGCTGGCCGAGGGCATCCAGGTTGCGGGGGGTCTGATCCGTTTTGATGTCTCCTATCATCAGAAGAGACTGGGGAGCATCGAGAGCCCCCTTTTCGGTCGGCACAATATCAAAAACACCCTGGCCGTCATCGCGCTCAGCCATCACCTCGGTCTTTCCTGGGAAAAGATCCAGGAGGGGATTAAAAGCTTTAAAGGCGTAAAACGACGACAGGAGATTGTCGGCATCGCCAGAGATATTATCATCATGGACGATTTTGCCCACCATCCGACCGCCATCTCAGAAACCCTGGCCTCTCTCCGCCTGCGGTATCCCACCCGACGGATCTGGGTCGTCTTTGAACCCAGATCGGCGTCGAGCCGACGTAATATTTTTCAGGACGCCTTTGTAGAAGCCTTTAAGAAAGCCGACCGGATTGTTCTGGCCCGGCCCTTTGCCCTGGAAAAACTCCCTCCGGACGAGCGACTGAATCCTGATAAAATTATTGGAGATCTGACGCGTGCGGGGGAAAAAGCGTTCTTCATCCCGACACCGGAAGAGATCATTTCTGAACTTTCCGGCCAACTTCAAGCTGGTGATCTGGTTTGCATCATGTCCAGCGGCGGGTTCGGAGGCATTCACCAGAAACTCCTTTCGCAGTTACAATCTTCATGA
- a CDS encoding class A beta-lactamase-related serine hydrolase → MKPFAATTEKMKEGLSTKVFPGGVLLIHHRGKVVYHKAFGHASLLPEKKPMKRNTLFDLASLTKPLATSAILLLMIQEEGISLKDPLTRFIPGFTRGPKREITLSHLLTHSSGLPDWKPYFQTIARRAKKESGFLGSSEAKAAVYTLARKEPLISAPGEVSRYSDIGFMLLGEIIEKVGEASLHRICSRRLFSKIPCRETFFINQGRRPVAARNRDFAATEDSARRKRVVCGIVHDDNTYAMGGVSGHAGLFSTAKEVYQLVRLWLDGLRGEGIFNAALAKNFVTCQRGKMIPARSSRGLGWDTPSRPSSSGRHFSKSSFGHLGFTGTSIWVDPTTDLAVILLTNRVHPDTANEQIRAFRPVLHNIIYREVIHA, encoded by the coding sequence ATGAAACCCTTTGCCGCAACGACAGAAAAGATGAAAGAAGGCCTCTCAACAAAGGTCTTCCCGGGAGGGGTCTTACTGATCCATCATCGGGGAAAAGTCGTTTATCACAAGGCCTTTGGTCACGCCTCACTCCTTCCTGAAAAAAAACCAATGAAACGCAATACCCTCTTTGATCTCGCCTCCCTGACCAAACCGCTGGCGACTAGCGCCATCCTTCTCCTCATGATCCAGGAGGAAGGGATAAGCCTCAAGGACCCGCTGACCCGATTTATCCCTGGCTTTACGCGCGGCCCAAAAAGAGAGATCACCCTAAGCCACCTCCTAACCCACTCCTCCGGACTCCCCGATTGGAAGCCCTATTTCCAGACGATTGCAAGGCGGGCAAAAAAAGAATCCGGCTTTCTCGGGTCATCTGAGGCCAAAGCAGCCGTTTACACACTGGCCCGGAAGGAGCCGCTTATCTCCGCCCCCGGAGAGGTCAGCCGCTACAGCGATATCGGATTTATGCTTCTGGGAGAGATCATTGAGAAGGTTGGAGAGGCATCTCTTCACCGGATCTGTTCCCGGCGCCTCTTTTCAAAGATCCCTTGCAGGGAAACCTTTTTCATCAATCAGGGCCGTCGGCCTGTCGCCGCCCGAAACAGGGACTTCGCGGCGACGGAAGACTCCGCACGGCGGAAAAGGGTTGTCTGTGGCATTGTCCATGATGACAACACCTACGCGATGGGAGGCGTCTCCGGCCACGCCGGTCTCTTCTCAACGGCAAAAGAAGTTTACCAACTGGTCCGGCTCTGGCTTGATGGACTCCGAGGAGAAGGGATTTTCAACGCAGCCCTGGCAAAAAACTTTGTCACGTGTCAAAGAGGAAAAATGATCCCGGCGCGGTCTTCACGGGGCCTGGGTTGGGACACCCCCTCGCGACCCTCTTCCTCAGGTCGCCATTTTTCCAAATCAAGTTTCGGCCATCTGGGCTTCACGGGAACCTCGATCTGGGTCGATCCAACGACAGACCTCGCCGTCATCCTCCTGACCAACCGCGTCCATCCGGACACAGCAAACGAACAGATCCGGGCTTTTCGCCCCGTTCTGCATAACATCATCTACCGGGAAGTGATCCATGCATAG
- a CDS encoding LD-carboxypeptidase, protein MHSLSLKKPPRLSPGGTIGIVAPAGWVESDLLQKGIARLEHLGFHVIPGKNVTRRQRYFAGTDLDRAGDFQAMALNKKVDAIFCARGGVGTARMIPHLDRNILAGSQKIVVGSSDITTLLLYLTHSLGWVTFHGPMAATHFGREASPALETHLFEILSGKTAEMKFPDLQTLKSGTAEGILTGGCLTLLCTTIGTPFEIETDDRLLFIEDINEAPYRIDRMLSYLKLLGKFDRVRGVIFGEMPGCNPKNLPEIILDILGDFQCPMLLGFPSGHGLGIATLPLGIPMQLNADTGTLRMLEPAVS, encoded by the coding sequence ATGCATAGTCTCTCCCTCAAGAAACCACCCCGACTCTCTCCGGGAGGGACCATCGGCATCGTCGCGCCCGCTGGCTGGGTCGAGTCAGACTTGCTCCAAAAAGGAATTGCCCGACTGGAACACCTGGGCTTCCATGTTATTCCGGGGAAAAATGTGACCCGGCGCCAACGCTATTTCGCCGGGACAGATCTCGACCGGGCCGGAGATTTTCAGGCCATGGCCTTGAACAAAAAGGTTGACGCCATCTTTTGTGCCCGCGGAGGGGTGGGGACGGCCCGGATGATTCCCCATCTGGATCGAAATATTCTGGCTGGATCTCAGAAGATTGTTGTCGGCTCAAGCGACATTACCACCCTGCTCCTCTACCTCACACATTCCCTGGGCTGGGTCACATTCCACGGCCCGATGGCGGCCACTCATTTCGGCAGGGAAGCCTCTCCGGCGCTGGAAACGCATTTATTCGAAATCCTTTCCGGGAAGACTGCTGAAATGAAATTTCCAGACCTTCAAACCCTCAAATCCGGGACCGCTGAAGGGATTTTGACAGGGGGGTGTCTTACGCTGCTCTGCACCACGATCGGAACCCCCTTTGAGATCGAAACCGACGATAGGCTTCTCTTCATCGAAGATATCAATGAGGCCCCCTATCGAATCGACCGAATGCTTTCTTATTTAAAACTGCTGGGGAAGTTTGACCGCGTGCGAGGGGTTATTTTTGGTGAAATGCCTGGCTGCAACCCCAAGAATCTTCCGGAAATCATCCTCGACATATTAGGGGATTTCCAGTGTCCCATGCTTCTTGGGTTTCCCTCCGGACATGGCTTAGGAATAGCCACCCTCCCCCTCGGGATTCCCATGCAGTTGAATGCAGACACCGGAACGCTTCGCATGCTTGAGCCGGCCGTCTCATAA